atgcgatcccctTTGCATATTATGTTTTACGGGGCAAAAAGGCATTGCCGAAACAAAAATACTTATATGTATCgcgctggttcaccaaccgcagtgatcgctgtttAACAATAATGCGGCTGTTTGGCAGTGTTGGTAAGGCATGACAAAACACTAAGCGCACAACCAGACGAGGACAGTGAAAGACAGGCGACACACGAGAGATGTCTCTGCTGTCTTCTTTCACCGTCCTCGTCTGGTCGTGCGCTTAAAGTTCTTTTGTCGTGTTGAGCAAAACCATGGGCCTTATACAGGAAGCTACCGCAGACATAGtatagtgatttcaagtctactaagacatgaaatgcgtgagaacgatgtgGTTGCTGACAGAAATGTTTTATAACATTTGGCGCTTAGATGTTTCGGGGTTCCATTGGGTTGGCCGTACATAAGTACTCTTATCTTTTAGTTACCATtccaagcgatcagacagtgagaTTCTTCATTCATGCTGGCAATGCATAGACGCCGGTTCTTTTCGTCGAGTGTAAACCGATACAGACAAAATATTTCGCGGCACACACACATCGTGGCTGGTGATACGCGTCGCATATGTGTTTGCGCATACTGTATAATGCTGCACCTAAAGGCTACACAGTGGTTATTCAACGAGCTCGTATGAACTGACATCAAGTAAATTTCACGCAGAATgagctaaaacatctccaaattGTTCCACAACACGCGACGGCAACACATTCAAGCAGCACCGCACCGGCTcccacaagccagagaggaggaaaggatcGCCGCCAACACCCTTCGccgcgcgccctttcctcctcgctcgATGAAGACCTATAGGCCGAATATCCTTATGCGTGCTGGGAAAATTTATCGAATATGTGCGACGGATGTAATTTCGAATATAAAGGGGGCTCACCTCGTCGCGCTTTTAGAAAGTGTAGCTGGGTTCTTCCGACGCATACCATTAGCGAATTAGAGCGCGTACGTCCGACATGTCCTAATGTAAAGACGATACATAAAGTCTTCGTCCCTGTTTTGTTTTAGCCAAATTAccgctgtaaatgcgaagtcaacatatccattctcaGCGGTTGACCTTTCTTGGACCgacccggccttatctgccggtagctccgcggcacggcgctgttgtcagttgttgaagatagcggttgtgcttcacacgtccacggcgtgcCAGCAACGAAgcgtgattcgttttctatggagcaagggacgaacgacCAACGAAATCCACAGGAAAAAACAGCCCACATATgggtctcgctttgagaagtgtgaggtggtggtggtgtgagttcgcaaaaggccgtgaggaattgcatgacaatgagcgttcggggaggccgcgtgcgtcgctgactacCGACatttctcaaatttagtgctgcgatgggacaaatggcTGAACCGGTGCGGGGACTACCTGGAAAATattgtaaggtacgtagaataatacgtatatttgcaattacctgtatgtaccttattttggttAATAAAACATAGGAGCAAAGACCTCCTGATCAGCCCTCGAAAGATGCCCGAAATTAGCCAGGTGCGTCGGACGTACATCCCAGAATCCGTCTGAAGTACAATTTCAAGGAATACGCCTGAGCTACCTTTAGCTGCAGCCCTCTATCACTCCCTCTTTTTAGGCCTTTCCTAATTCAGTACAATACGGAAGTGTGTTCATCTCCAGCGAAAATGGTCGCGGCCTATAGGTTTTCAAAGAGGATTGAGTCAATGTGCTTTGCACGAACGAGCTTGATTTCATATGAGCACCCTATACAGCAATACTTCACGAGCACGCAAACCCACCTCAACGTTTCATAAAAATTGTCTGCACGAAACGGGCCTGCATGCTCATATTTAATTTCATACTGCGCTTATGCCGGGTGGCAATCCAAGCGAATAAAAAGCACAAGATGAACGAGGCTGACGGTGTCCAGCAGAACCTGTAGTATAAGGAATAAATCGAGTTGtgggggttttacgtaccaaaaccacaatctagttatgaggcacgccgtagtgggggactccggactaTTTTTGACCACCTACGGTACTTTAACGAACACCTAAATCTatgtgcacgagcgtttttgtacTTCTATATCGAAATCCGGCCGCAGCGGTCCGGAAACTCGcgacccgcgacctcgtgcttagcagcgcgacgccacaTCTACTAAATAGCTGCGCTACTATAGCCGAATGTGgcacgttttattgcgatagcagttatatggacactctggGCGAATTTCTGTCCTCGTCACCGTCGCcctgaggttccgtataaagtcgaagtgcaATAACACCGCGGCTGCGCGATTTGCCGTAGTTGAGAGGGAAAGCCGCGCTAGGGGGGGTCGGGGGGGGCGTTTAGCGTGCCTATATCTCTTCTACTGCGGCCGCTAATGCACATGGCGCGGATGAGCGCGGTCGAACGCGCCCTGTTGGGAGAtaatctgcggcgggtgcaaagGCTAGAAGACCCGAGAAGCCGGCTTCGTGTGTGCTGCGTTCTCGCGCACATAGTTGGCTCTTTGAAgccagaggcagcacgaaggatAATTGACTCCCCACAGATGCCGCTCTTCATCAAGCCAGCGCGTTCTGAAAGCGAGTAACCGCGgtaatcgagtgagatgtgttctcGTTTTCCTGTGAGAGCGTCACACCATGCTTGTAATtttacttagtaagcgaatgtttgcagcaATTTATGCGGcagataaatctactatccttacttcgagttgatgtctaataatttgctattgcaatgaaTCCTTCGCccttcggacgaaactgcgacattttttctCACACGCTCAAATCCTACCTTAACTTCAGGCGGATTTTCCTCTTTCTTCTCTGGCTCGGGCGCTTTCCCCACTGGTTCTTTCTCCTCCGGCTTTCCTCCTTCTTTGTTTTCCTCCTTCCTTTTGGACTTCCGCCCCTCCTTGGTCTCATCGTCCTGGGCGAGCTGCTTAAAGTCGATCTTGCGTACAAAGTTCTCCAGCTGGCGACGGTCGAATCGGCGCAACTCGTACTCGCTCTCATCGTCGCTGTCCGAGTCTGTCCAAGCATGTCGCGCTGGTGGCGCTATCGGCGGCGGCTGCTGGCGTCCTCCCACCAGGCCCGAAAGGAAGCCCATGAATCCACTCGACGGCGTTGGGGTGACAGGAGGAGGAGATGGCAGCGGAGGGGTCTGCttcctcttccttttctttctggaCTTGCTGATCATGTACAGGTCCTCtatttcgtcgtcgtcgtcgtcatcgttctTGATATAGGCGCCGCGAGGGCGGCCGCTGCTAGAGCGACGTGGTGGTCCGCGGCGCATCATGAGGGTGCCCGGACAGCTGCATACTCTCGGTCGACTTGGACCGTAGTCGTCGAACGTGGAGCCATCGGAATTCTctggccgcggcggcggcggtgtcGGGGCACGCGGCGGCGCGCCGTTTGTCTGTCTGCAGGCCTCAGATTCTGCGGACGTACTAAACTCGCGTTCTATCTGAAACATTCGGATGCGCGACACATGTGGTCCGCTGCCGCTTTTGGAGCGCGACACAGGCACCGGTTGAGAAGGGGTATTGGGTAGCCTCCGCGCGGAGCGGGACACAGAGGGTCCCAAACGGCGATTAGGCGGCCGTCTACTAATTGCCTCCGCCGAGTTGTATCCTTCGTCGATTCGCTCTCGTTCTCGAAAATCTACGCCAGAAGGAAATGCGCGCGAGAGCGGCGGCTGACGATCCTGTCTGCCATCAACTGCCTCCGCCGAATCGTATCCTTCGTCGATGCGCTCTCGGTCCCAAAAATCTGCGCCGGGAAGAGGTCGACGCCGAATTTCTTCGCCAGTCGGTGCGGGAAACCGGCGCCCCAGTGTCGGAGGACGCGGCGGCTGACGATCCTGTCTGCCATCAACTGCCTCCGCCGAATCGTATCCTTCGTCGATGCGCTCTCGGTCCCGAAAATCTACGCCGGGAAGAGGTCGACGCCGAATTTCTTCGCCAGTCGGTGCCGGAAACCGGCGCCCCAGTGTCGGAGGACGCGGCGGCTGACGATCCTGTCTGCCATCAACTGCCTCCGCCGAATCGTATCCTTCGTCGATGCGCTCTCGGTCCCGAAAATCTACGCCGGGAAGAGGTCGACGCCGAATTTCTTCGCCTGTCGGTGCGGGAAACCGGCGCCCCAGTGTCGGAGGACGCGGCGGCAGTTGTCCAGGAGGGAGTGACCTCCGCCGGGGCGGTGGTCGTAAGGGCCGAGGTGCTGGAGGCATTCCGGGCGGCATACTACCGAGGCTATTTCTTGGACTGGGGCACCCGATCACTCCCATGCTGCTGATGGCCACAGAGCCCGGCGCCTCTGTCATCGATGTCGCGAAGTAGGGCTGCCAGCTTGGCGTTGTTACGGTGCCGACGCTTCCCGTCGAACTGCCGAAGCAGTGCGCATCTGTCACTGACGCCGGCATGTTAGGGCGCCTCAGCGGTGGACCGGGCGCGGCTCGTCCTGCCCATCCGGACGCTGACGGCGCCGGAGGCACTGTAGACGCTGGCGGCACTGGAGGCATGGAGCCCAAGCTCCCGATGGGGTCGAGGGAGCCTCTCGCGCCCCGCGTGCCTGGGCCACTAACTACGGACACTTCGGTCAGCGAAGCGGTCATGTGAGAGCGCCGAAGCGCGGCGGGCGCATACGCAGCTGGTTGCGGAAGAGGGGCAGTCACAGTACTGGAACCGACTTGCAGTAGCTCGGACGCTTCCACGGCAGCTACAACGGGTTCAGCGCCTAGCGCCGGCGGCGACTGTGGCGGCCACGTGCGGCCGCCCGGAGTTGTCGTGATCGTCGACTGGGAATTTCGTTGCAGCAGCCCAGGCAGCATAGACCTACCTGGCACCGTCGATGCATTCGGACCGATGAGGAAAGTGGTGTTGCTCTGGTAGCGCAGTGTTTGCTGCAGGGGTAGACGCAGTCGATAATAATCATGCTTCTTGCGAATCGTTACAGTCATTCACTGAAATTATATTTGTTCGAAGATTGGTCGCATCATACGTCATTAGTCTGGTATACTTAAGCGCATGCACTTTAAAGGAAATTGAAGTACGCCTGTCCGTTTTCCGAAAGAGTCTGAGCTCTGCGACTACCTAAATTGTAGCTTAGCGACTGGGTGGCAGGAAATGCTATGTCCAGTAAATGGAGACGAAGAAGAATTGTGAAGTTATTAAACCGCCAGTACTCTCAAAAGCATGGCACTAAACAATCTGGGTCAACTCGTACGAACAAACGAGGCAGTTTTACGCTAGAATCAACCGATATATTTCATTTTTCATTAACCGTGTTCTCTGCACTGCTATACCTCAAGGATATTACATCAACAATACCCTGACTATaccccaaataataataataataataataataataataataataataataataataataataataataataataataatccaccATTCTGAAACTTCGTGGACAACACATTACTTGTCATCTATTAAGAAAAGATCTTTTTCCTAAGAACCTTTCGTACTATTCAGCATGGAAATTGTCGGGCCCGTTTGGGAGACGAACGAGAGAGTCTATGTAGTCGGAGAGCCTGCTTAAACTTAGCCCTGTCTTCAGATAGTAGAATACGTAGGTCAGAGCTAAGATCCCGCCGTAATTGCTTCACTGCACTCGGCAATGCCTCAGCTGTGCCGATAGATTTTTACGATGCTGCCAAAATTTAAGCATGTGGAAAGAAGCCAACACCGAGTGCTGCACTAAACCACACGGCCAACAGCGGCAAGGAAATAGTCGATAATTACCGGTCTCTGCGACTGCTCCGACTCCATGTTGGCGGTAGCCTCGGCAGCGACGACGTACTGCGGTCACGGGCACTCGCAGACAGAGGTCGCGGTGGGGCGAAATGGGGCCCCCGCCTTGGACTCAATTTTTCTGCCGCCGTCTCGGCTCCATTGCGGGGACTTTCGCTTCTTCGTCTTCGACCACCGGCTGTGCCTTCCCGTGACAGTTTGGCTTGGTGCCTACGGATATAGCCGAACCCACTACGGAGGATCGGCTTTGGCTTAAACGTTTTCTACTTTTCTTCTGGATCGAGTGGAAAATATTTCACATTGGTCGAGACAATCTAAAATGCGCGTTACGGGCCTGCGCTCCCTGAAAATTTGTTGTTTTGTTGGACACACAAGAAACAACGAGTTCGCGCTCATCTGCCGAAACCTCAGTGCCACTCTTGAAGGAGCAGGAAGAAATCGCAAGCTTAGGAAATTGACCTGACTAAGTATAGCCCTGTCTTCAATATCAGtttaatttattctttcttttgcttttttttagatGAGGAAACATATACGAGATATGTTTACACAATATACACACGAACACGCAGCGAAATGGGAGGCGGGTGCAAAACAATACCGGTATAAAAAAATGCtgaggaagaagcagaagaagcaatAACTacgattatgatgattatgaagCTTTATTTAGATAATGGATGGCCCATTTGTCTTGAGACGCGAGTACGTGTAGATCATGGTCCAGAAGTTGTCAACCTAGGCTAGCAGGGCAAAACACTTAAGGCAGATGACCTGGTCGTTCTCGCTACACCTCTTACGGATGATACACAATTCACCGTGAAAGAGAAAGCGGCAATACGAAGCGCAGCTCAATGTAACAGTGATAATCTTAGCAACCATCACACAGCTGCGCGCGCAGCTGCGTACAAAAAACAAGCCTGCTGGACATGGAGCATAAAAAATGAGAACTGAAGTACTTACACATAACGAGGCAAAATTCTTTCCTCCCGCAACCACGTATATATGTCCCCTACATTGCGAATGTTTTGATTTAGTTCGCACAATGTCGGTACTTAAACGATTCAAGAAAACGCAATAAGATCCTTAACGCATGCGGCAACAAATAAACGCAATTTGCTCTGAATTGGCTCTTACACCAAAACATCAAGACGAGCTACAACTTTTTTAGATTAATGCCACTGCGCCTAAAGTTTACAACGCTCACATCGCATTGAGCAGAAAACTTCCTGTTATGGCCCATCTTATGCCTCATGCAGTTTGATGCCCAATGTCGCCAAAGGTGTGCCTTGCCGTACGATTCGGCAAATTCGTTCGCAGGTACCGGAGCTAAGCTTAAAGCACTCGTATTCATGAAACGGTTACTGAGATTACCAAAGCTTCTTAGTTATGTGCATGACCGGAAACTTAACAGAAGTTATTAATGTGTTAGCATTAAGAGTGTGAAAGTGGAAAGAAGTGTATGTatctgaagtgtgggaagccggtcacgtggtagaaggaggatgggagagcttagaaaGAGTATATATTACGATATTATCCGCGAGATGCCCAAGAGACgcgccgccgcgagaacgacgaagtgggtctgagcccttggcgcgagcgagtgtggGTCTGGCTCTCTGGCTCCGCTGTAAATAGcttctttcgtctgtgtctttccactcGTAACATTCCGGTGGAGGTTAGCggtccccgtcctcgccacggaactccgaagtggtcggtacatcgagcttgtcaccatgcctcccggtgacgagaccgcctctgcaatggcttcagcttgtccgactgctccagtcgtcacggttgcccaacatcacGACCCTGgagtgttctctggcctggagggccaGGATGTTGACGTATGGATCAAGCtttatgaacatgccagcgctaataacaggtgggacccaaccattatgctcgccaatgttatcttttatctcggcggcaccccacgcgtgtggcaccaaacgcatgacgacgaaaTAACCAGTTGAGACAGTTTCAAAAAAAAGCTATGGggactgttcggcgaccccattggccgcaaggttgccgcgagaaaggctcttgcgtctcgtgttcagacatctacagaaccgtacgtttcatacatcttcgacgtcttggctctatgccgcaaagctgacgatgctatgtctgaatcagataaagtggcgcatgtgctaaaaggcatcgccgacgaagCTTTCAATTTACTCGTTTTCGGCAACGtttcgactatcgacgccatcatcaaagaatgtcgTCGCATTGAACAAGcgaagagccgccgtatctcacaccacatcacgcggctacccaacactgctgctacgtcgacatgtgagggtcgaccgtgTCAGACTACCAACTGTGACgacgtaacccgtattgttcgcggcgaactcgaggccgcctgcTCGCCAGCTTTCTCAGCGACGCCTCCGATttaccagcaaccacgattgcaatgattcaggccgtcgtcagacaggaatttgcgAAGGtgggtctgaactctgtgtgttCAACTTCTCAACCCAgtgttccccagttctctagtgGCCCTcttcgtccccggcagtccttttctgc
This Dermacentor albipictus isolate Rhodes 1998 colony chromosome 1, USDA_Dalb.pri_finalv2, whole genome shotgun sequence DNA region includes the following protein-coding sequences:
- the LOC139047745 gene encoding uncharacterized protein — its product is MESEQSQRPQTLRYQSNTTFLIGPNASTVPGRSMLPGLLQRNSQSTITTTPGGRTWPPQSPPALGAEPVVAAVEASELLQVGSSTVTAPLPQPAAYAPAALRRSHMTASLTEVSVVSGPGTRGARGSLDPIGSLGSMPPVPPASTVPPAPSASGWAGRAAPGPPLRRPNMPASVTDAHCFGSSTGSVGTVTTPSWQPYFATSMTEAPGSVAISSMGVIGCPSPRNSLGSMPPGMPPAPRPLRPPPRRRSLPPGQLPPRPPTLGRRFPAPTGEEIRRRPLPGVDFRDRERIDEGYDSAEAVDGRQDRQPPRPPTLGRRFPAPTGEEIRRRPLPGVDFRDRERIDEGYDSAEAVDGRQDRQPPRPPTLGRRFPAPTGEEIRRRPLPGADFWDRERIDEGYDSAEAVDGRQDRQPPLSRAFPSGVDFRERERIDEGYNSAEAISRRPPNRRLGPSVSRSARRLPNTPSQPVPVSRSKSGSGPHVSRIRMFQIEREFSTSAESEACRQTNGAPPRAPTPPPPRPENSDGSTFDDYGPSRPRVCSCPGTLMMRRGPPRRSSSGRPRGAYIKNDDDDDDEIEDLYMISKSRKKRKRKQTPPLPSPPPVTPTPSSGFMGFLSGLVGGRQQPPPIAPPARHAWTDSDSDDESEYELRRFDRRQLENFVRKIDFKQLAQDDETKEGRKSKRKEENKEGGKPEEKEPVGKAPEPEKKEENPPEVKTEPTAQAPMEGPLDVKVPVVFVFGGPGSGKGTQCDKIVQKYGFTHISSGDLLRAEVESGSDRGKEINEIMKKGELAPLAMILQLIKEAIKKNLATAKGFLIDGYPRNVEQGVRFEAEVCKCTNLVYFEVKDETMTARLMKRGQTSGRVDDNAETIAKRLKTFHDESEPVLEKYKDIVHKISAEEEPDKVFEAVTQLFDQITKPK